In Paenibacillus phoenicis, one genomic interval encodes:
- a CDS encoding small, acid-soluble spore protein, alpha/beta type has product MSRRRRSVMSENLKVELAKDLGFYDTVQQEGWGGIKAKDAGNMVKRAIELAEKAASKQQ; this is encoded by the coding sequence ATGTCGCGAAGAAGACGCAGCGTGATGTCGGAGAACTTGAAGGTCGAGTTAGCGAAGGATCTGGGATTTTACGATACCGTCCAGCAGGAGGGCTGGGGCGGCATCAAGGCGAAAGATGCGGGCAATATGGTGAAGCGGGCGATCGAGCTCGCCGAGAAGGCGGCATCGAAACAGCAATAA
- a CDS encoding anti-sigma-F factor Fin family protein: MAVNYVCRHCRTVIGRIESPQVTEAQLGFHSLTPDERRDIIAYDSNGEMTVRVTCDYCKEALDHNPELMLLANPLQ; this comes from the coding sequence ATGGCTGTAAACTATGTTTGTCGGCACTGCCGGACGGTGATTGGTAGAATCGAATCGCCTCAAGTCACAGAAGCCCAATTAGGCTTCCATTCCTTGACCCCCGATGAGCGGAGAGATATAATAGCGTATGATTCAAACGGCGAAATGACGGTCCGGGTGACCTGCGACTATTGCAAGGAAGCACTTGATCATAACCCGGAACTGATGCTGCTCGCCAATCCTTTGCAGTAG
- the glmU gene encoding bifunctional UDP-N-acetylglucosamine diphosphorylase/glucosamine-1-phosphate N-acetyltransferase GlmU — translation MKRLAIVLAAGQGKRMKSKLYKVLHPVCGKPMVGHVLNAVQEAGCERSIVVVGHGAEAVKSYLGASAEYVLQEQQLGTGHAVKQAGPLLAGEEGVTLVICGDTPLVTAETLEALFELHQRKGAAATVLTAVMEQPYGYGRVIRGANGTVERIVEQKDCSPEEAAVQEINTGTYCFDNAKLFAALEKVTNNNAQQEYYLTDVIGILVQANEIVEGYAVADVRESIGVNDRVALAEAEAVMRERIVRNHMLNGVTVIDPASTYIGADVTIGADTVIYPGTVLSGKTSIGEDCVIGPAAEIEDSVIQNGAKVKQSVLSQAEVGRETTVGPFAYLRPGAKLGAHVKVGDFVEIKNATLDEGSKVSHLSYIGDAKVGKNVNIGCGAITVNYDGYNKSITEIEDDAFVGSNVNLIAPVKVGKGAYVVAGSTITQSVPDNDLAIARTRQENKPGYAEKIRARAKAKKQRQQES, via the coding sequence TTGAAGAGGTTAGCGATCGTTCTTGCTGCAGGTCAAGGAAAACGGATGAAGTCCAAGCTCTATAAGGTGCTTCACCCCGTTTGCGGCAAACCGATGGTTGGGCATGTACTAAACGCGGTTCAAGAAGCAGGTTGCGAACGCAGCATCGTCGTTGTTGGCCATGGGGCCGAAGCTGTGAAATCCTATTTGGGTGCATCGGCGGAATACGTGTTGCAGGAGCAACAGCTGGGAACCGGACATGCCGTCAAGCAAGCCGGGCCATTATTGGCGGGAGAAGAAGGAGTCACACTGGTTATTTGTGGCGATACCCCTTTGGTTACGGCAGAAACACTGGAAGCTCTTTTCGAACTTCATCAACGTAAGGGAGCGGCAGCGACCGTACTTACGGCGGTGATGGAGCAACCGTATGGTTATGGCCGAGTGATCCGCGGCGCGAACGGAACGGTTGAACGGATCGTTGAACAGAAGGACTGCTCGCCGGAGGAAGCCGCCGTGCAGGAGATTAACACAGGCACTTATTGTTTTGATAATGCAAAATTATTTGCTGCACTGGAGAAAGTGACGAACAACAACGCCCAGCAGGAGTATTATCTTACCGACGTGATCGGCATTTTGGTGCAGGCGAACGAAATCGTAGAAGGCTATGCAGTAGCCGACGTTCGCGAATCGATTGGCGTCAATGACCGGGTGGCCTTGGCAGAAGCGGAAGCCGTCATGCGGGAACGCATCGTGCGCAACCATATGCTGAACGGCGTAACGGTGATTGATCCGGCTTCCACGTACATCGGGGCCGATGTCACCATTGGAGCGGATACCGTAATTTATCCGGGGACCGTTCTATCCGGTAAAACGTCCATCGGTGAAGATTGCGTGATTGGGCCGGCCGCAGAAATCGAAGATAGCGTGATCCAAAACGGCGCGAAGGTGAAACAGTCGGTGCTCAGCCAGGCAGAAGTCGGCCGGGAGACGACGGTTGGTCCTTTCGCTTATTTGCGTCCAGGGGCGAAGCTCGGAGCGCATGTGAAGGTCGGCGATTTTGTAGAAATTAAAAATGCGACCCTCGATGAAGGCTCCAAAGTCTCGCACCTCAGCTATATCGGCGATGCGAAGGTTGGTAAGAACGTGAATATTGGCTGCGGCGCGATAACAGTGAACTATGATGGTTATAATAAGTCCATTACGGAGATCGAGGACGATGCCTTTGTAGGCAGCAACGTCAACTTGATCGCTCCGGTTAAGGTGGGAAAAGGCGCTTATGTCGTTGCCGGATCTACGATCACACAATCGGTTCCGGACAATGACCTCGCCATCGCCAGAACCCGGCAGGAGAACAAACCCGGCTATGCCGAGAAGATTCGTGCCCGGGCGAAAGCCAAGAAGCAAAGACAGCAGGAATCCTAA
- a CDS encoding ribose-phosphate diphosphokinase, giving the protein MTYCDSKLKIFTCNSNPKLAHQIADYIGIPMGESETTSFSDGEIQVKLSESVRGCHVYVVQSTCAPVNDNLMELLVMVDALKRASAKSINVVIPYYGYARQDRKARSRDPITAKLVANLIEKAGAHRVITMDLHAMQIQGFFDIPVDHMLGVPILAQYFRSKHIANPVVVSPDHGGVVRARKLADFLNAPLAIIDKRRPEPNVSEVMNIIGNIEGKTAILVDDIIDTAGTIVLGANALKEGGVEEVYACCTHPVLSGPAMERLENSPLKEVIVTDTIPITHPNPTSKLKVLSVAPLMGEAIIRVHEELSISKLFEIE; this is encoded by the coding sequence ATGACTTATTGTGATTCTAAATTAAAGATATTCACCTGTAACTCCAATCCGAAATTGGCTCATCAGATCGCCGATTACATCGGCATTCCGATGGGCGAATCGGAGACGACGAGCTTTAGTGACGGTGAAATTCAGGTCAAGCTGTCCGAAAGCGTTCGGGGCTGCCACGTCTATGTGGTGCAATCGACCTGCGCACCCGTCAACGATAACTTGATGGAGCTCCTCGTGATGGTGGATGCTTTGAAAAGAGCTTCGGCCAAGAGCATTAATGTCGTTATCCCGTATTACGGTTACGCCCGCCAAGACCGGAAAGCCCGTTCGCGCGATCCGATCACGGCGAAGCTGGTTGCCAATCTGATCGAGAAAGCCGGCGCTCACCGGGTCATTACGATGGACCTTCATGCGATGCAGATCCAAGGCTTCTTCGATATCCCGGTTGATCATATGCTAGGCGTGCCGATCTTGGCCCAGTATTTCCGTTCCAAGCATATCGCGAATCCGGTTGTCGTCTCGCCTGACCATGGCGGGGTGGTTCGTGCCCGTAAGCTGGCTGATTTCCTGAACGCGCCGCTGGCGATCATCGACAAGCGCCGTCCGGAACCGAATGTCAGCGAAGTCATGAACATTATCGGGAACATCGAAGGGAAAACCGCGATTCTCGTCGACGACATCATCGATACCGCCGGTACGATTGTCCTTGGCGCTAACGCGCTGAAGGAAGGCGGGGTAGAAGAAGTGTACGCTTGCTGTACGCACCCTGTATTGTCCGGTCCGGCAATGGAACGTCTGGAAAACTCTCCGCTGAAGGAAGTGATCGTGACCGACACGATCCCGATCACGCATCCAAATCCGACAAGCAAGCTCAAAGTGCTGTCCGTCGCTCCGCTGATGGGCGAAGCGATTATTCGCGTGCACGAGGAGCTGTCGATCAGCAAGCTGTTCGAGATCGAATAA
- the ispE gene encoding 4-(cytidine 5'-diphospho)-2-C-methyl-D-erythritol kinase, whose translation MKIYEKAPAKINLMLDVLHKRPDGYHEVEMIMTMVDLADRLEMSALPRDTIIISSQAGYIPLDEKNLAFQAAKLIKERYNVRSGVYIHLDKKIPVAAGLAGGSSDAAATLRGLNRLWELGIPEEELKELGAELGSDVPFCVTGGTALATGRGEVLTPLVNPPQCWVVLAKPPINVSTAEVYGRLQAERITDHPSAARMREALERRSFTGVCQELGNVLEQVTLELHPEVAQLKEAMLRLGADGVLMSGSGPTVFGLVSKESKVPRIYNGLRGFCKEVYAVRLLT comes from the coding sequence ATGAAAATTTACGAAAAAGCACCGGCCAAAATTAATTTAATGCTCGACGTGTTACATAAGCGTCCTGACGGATACCATGAGGTCGAGATGATCATGACCATGGTGGATCTGGCAGATCGTTTGGAAATGAGCGCCCTTCCGCGGGATACGATCATTATTTCGAGCCAGGCCGGATATATTCCGCTGGATGAGAAGAATTTGGCGTTTCAGGCGGCGAAGTTGATTAAGGAACGCTACAACGTGCGGAGCGGGGTTTATATACACCTCGATAAGAAAATACCGGTGGCTGCCGGCCTTGCCGGCGGCAGCAGTGACGCGGCGGCTACGCTGCGGGGCTTAAACCGGCTATGGGAGCTTGGCATTCCCGAAGAGGAGCTGAAGGAGCTGGGGGCGGAGCTGGGCTCGGACGTGCCTTTTTGCGTGACGGGCGGGACGGCGCTGGCGACGGGGCGAGGCGAAGTGCTGACGCCGCTGGTGAATCCGCCGCAATGCTGGGTGGTGTTGGCGAAGCCTCCGATCAACGTGTCGACTGCAGAGGTGTATGGACGTCTACAGGCGGAGCGAATTACCGATCATCCGTCGGCAGCCCGGATGCGGGAGGCGCTGGAGAGACGATCATTCACGGGTGTATGCCAAGAGCTCGGCAACGTGTTGGAGCAGGTGACGCTGGAGCTTCACCCGGAGGTGGCGCAACTGAAAGAAGCGATGCTGCGTCTTGGCGCGGACGGCGTGTTGATGTCCGGCAGCGGACCCACGGTGTTTGGGCTCGTGTCGAAGGAATCGAAGGTGCCCCGCATTTATAACGGATTACGCGGGTTCTGCAAAGAGGTTTACGCCGTGCGGCTGTTGACCTAA
- the spoVG gene encoding septation regulator SpoVG, with the protein MQITDVRLRRVSSEGRMKAIASITIDNEFVVHDIRVIDGNNGMFVAMPSKRTPDGEFRDIAHPISSGTREKIQAAVLAEYERAAEQEEAIEEGA; encoded by the coding sequence ATGCAAATTACGGATGTAAGACTCCGCCGAGTCAGCTCTGAGGGCAGAATGAAGGCCATCGCATCCATTACCATCGATAACGAATTTGTTGTTCATGACATTCGCGTCATCGATGGGAACAATGGGATGTTCGTAGCAATGCCTAGCAAGCGCACGCCGGACGGGGAGTTCCGGGATATCGCGCATCCGATTTCCTCCGGTACCCGCGAGAAGATTCAAGCCGCAGTTCTGGCTGAGTACGAGCGTGCCGCCGAACAAGAGGAAGCGATTGAAGAAGGGGCGTAA
- the mfd gene encoding transcription-repair coupling factor, which yields MLQALIEAFSRDTDFASTVAGINSGMKEQLISGLSGSSRQVMLAALHQETKRPLLVVTHNMFSAQKMYEDLQEALSPDQVLMYPANELVAAESAVSSPETLAQRIEVLLQCSRGFRGIVVVPYSGIRRYIPTPEAMAEAGLTVRLGGTLELERFMAQMVELGYERVERVESRGEMSLRGGIIDFYPLTASMAYRVELFDDEVDSIRTFDPADQRSVDQIKEVFIPPCKELIATKERMGQAAQALSEKLEIQLDKMTDRQAKNRLREEMYKEIEMLREHVYFSEIYKYISLIYPERKTLYDYMPEDTLLLLDEPSRLLETAKQLERDEAEWNLHLYQNGKSLPDLPLAVDVDHLIYHRPFQTLFLSLFLRQVPHSQPQNIVNFVTRAMQDFHGQMNVLKAEMERWKKSGAHVIMLASTEERVDRMRRVLQDYGIDEPQLLQGNLQSGFELPSVHLVVITEGEMFSQKQRKARRVAKSMDNAERIKSYTELKVGDYVVHQNHGIGKYMGIGTLEVGGIHKDYMHILYAGGDKLSVPIEQIDMIQKYVGSEDKEPKIYKLGGNEWNRVKNKVRSSVQNIADDLIKLYAERQAAPGYAFEKDTPEQQEFEAMFPYEETPDQLRAIEEIKRDMEQSRPMDRLLCGDVGYGKTEVAIRAAFKAAIEGKQVAVLVPTTILAQQHYETFRERFAGYPINIQTLSRFRSRKEQNETIKGIRQGTVDIVIGTHRILSQDLVFKDLGLLIVDEEQRFGVTHKEKLKKLKTNVDVLTLTATPIPRTLHMSMLGVRDLSVIETPPENRFPVQTYVVEYSQSLVREAIEREMARGGQIYYLYNRVQGIHEIAAQISMLVPEARVVVGHGQMSEQELEKTILDFLDGEYDVLVSTSIIETGVDIPNVNTLIVHDADKMGLSQLYQLRGRVGRSNRIAYAYFTYQKDKSLTEVAEKRLQSIKEFTELGSGFKIAMRDLAIRGAGNLLGAEQHGFIASVGFDLYSQMLAEEIQKRKITMLGETPPAEATWNTTIDLGIDAYLPSDYIYDSIQKIEIYKKTASVQTFEDVAELEDELLDRFGELPDAVQNLLAVARVKLYGKQYGIESMTLRGEEVTIKFYEGQEQAIVPSKLAEVGNLFGRCVQFSQGSVMLIRINTKGMDDKEMMGLLEQFLGALKDAFKVKGELQNVSK from the coding sequence TTGCTACAAGCACTTATTGAAGCTTTTTCACGCGATACCGATTTTGCTTCGACGGTTGCGGGCATTAATTCGGGCATGAAGGAGCAGTTGATTTCCGGCTTGTCGGGTTCATCCAGGCAAGTGATGCTAGCCGCGCTGCATCAGGAAACGAAACGGCCGCTGCTCGTCGTGACCCACAATATGTTCTCCGCACAGAAAATGTATGAAGATTTACAGGAAGCGCTATCACCGGATCAGGTGCTGATGTACCCGGCGAATGAGCTGGTTGCTGCCGAATCGGCCGTATCCAGCCCGGAAACGCTGGCCCAGCGGATCGAGGTGCTGCTGCAATGCTCCCGGGGATTCCGGGGCATCGTGGTGGTGCCTTATTCCGGTATTCGCCGCTATATCCCAACGCCGGAGGCCATGGCCGAAGCGGGACTGACCGTCCGGCTCGGGGGCACGCTGGAGCTGGAGCGTTTCATGGCTCAAATGGTCGAGCTGGGCTACGAGCGGGTCGAACGAGTGGAATCCCGCGGCGAAATGAGCCTGCGCGGGGGCATCATTGACTTTTATCCACTGACAGCGTCCATGGCTTACCGGGTGGAGCTGTTTGATGATGAAGTTGATTCGATCCGGACCTTTGATCCGGCAGATCAGCGATCGGTGGACCAGATCAAGGAAGTGTTCATTCCACCTTGCAAGGAACTGATCGCAACGAAGGAACGGATGGGCCAGGCAGCGCAGGCGTTATCCGAGAAGCTGGAGATCCAGCTGGACAAGATGACCGACCGCCAGGCCAAAAATCGTCTCCGCGAAGAGATGTACAAAGAAATCGAAATGCTGCGCGAGCATGTTTATTTTTCGGAAATCTATAAATATATTTCTTTGATCTATCCAGAGCGAAAAACGTTATACGACTACATGCCAGAGGATACGCTGCTTCTGCTGGACGAACCGTCGCGCCTGCTGGAAACGGCCAAGCAGCTGGAACGCGATGAGGCGGAGTGGAATCTGCACCTGTACCAGAACGGGAAGAGTCTCCCCGACCTGCCGCTTGCGGTGGACGTGGATCATCTGATCTACCATCGTCCGTTCCAGACGTTGTTTCTGTCATTGTTCCTGCGTCAAGTCCCGCATTCCCAGCCGCAAAATATCGTGAATTTCGTTACGCGGGCAATGCAGGATTTTCATGGGCAAATGAATGTCTTAAAGGCAGAGATGGAGCGTTGGAAAAAAAGCGGCGCCCACGTCATCATGTTGGCCAGCACCGAAGAGCGCGTGGATCGGATGCGGCGGGTGCTGCAGGATTACGGCATTGATGAGCCTCAATTACTGCAAGGCAACCTGCAGTCCGGCTTCGAACTGCCTTCTGTACACCTCGTCGTGATTACCGAAGGCGAGATGTTCTCCCAGAAGCAGCGCAAAGCGCGCCGCGTCGCCAAGAGCATGGACAATGCCGAACGGATCAAGAGTTATACCGAGCTGAAGGTCGGCGATTACGTCGTTCACCAGAACCACGGGATCGGGAAATACATGGGCATCGGTACGCTGGAGGTCGGCGGGATCCACAAGGATTACATGCATATCCTCTATGCCGGCGGCGACAAGCTGTCGGTACCGATCGAACAGATCGACATGATTCAGAAATACGTGGGTTCCGAGGACAAGGAACCGAAGATTTATAAGCTGGGCGGCAACGAGTGGAACCGCGTGAAGAACAAGGTTCGTTCCTCCGTCCAGAACATCGCCGACGATTTGATCAAGCTGTACGCTGAGCGGCAAGCTGCCCCGGGGTATGCCTTCGAGAAGGACACTCCGGAGCAGCAGGAATTCGAAGCGATGTTCCCGTATGAGGAAACTCCGGACCAGCTGCGGGCCATTGAGGAAATCAAGAGAGATATGGAACAAAGCCGTCCAATGGACCGCCTGCTGTGCGGTGACGTTGGTTATGGCAAGACTGAAGTCGCTATCCGCGCGGCCTTTAAGGCAGCGATTGAAGGCAAGCAGGTTGCCGTGCTTGTGCCAACGACGATTTTGGCGCAGCAGCACTATGAGACGTTCCGGGAGCGGTTTGCCGGTTATCCGATCAACATTCAGACGCTTAGCCGTTTCCGCAGCCGCAAGGAGCAGAACGAAACCATCAAGGGGATTCGTCAGGGCACGGTGGATATCGTGATCGGAACCCACCGCATTTTGTCGCAGGATCTGGTCTTTAAAGACTTGGGACTGCTGATCGTTGACGAAGAGCAGCGGTTTGGCGTCACCCATAAAGAGAAGTTAAAGAAACTGAAAACCAACGTAGACGTGCTGACGCTGACGGCGACCCCAATTCCGCGGACGCTGCATATGTCCATGCTGGGCGTACGGGATCTGTCGGTCATTGAAACGCCGCCGGAAAACCGGTTCCCGGTGCAGACGTATGTCGTCGAGTACAGTCAGTCGCTCGTGCGCGAAGCAATCGAACGGGAAATGGCGAGGGGCGGACAGATTTATTACCTGTATAACCGCGTGCAAGGGATTCATGAAATTGCCGCACAAATCTCTATGCTCGTGCCGGAAGCGCGAGTTGTCGTTGGTCATGGGCAGATGTCGGAGCAGGAGCTGGAGAAGACGATTCTCGATTTTCTTGACGGGGAATACGACGTCCTGGTCAGCACCAGTATCATTGAAACCGGAGTGGACATTCCGAACGTCAATACGCTGATCGTGCATGATGCGGACAAGATGGGCTTGTCCCAGCTGTATCAGCTGCGCGGCCGTGTTGGACGATCCAACCGGATTGCCTATGCTTATTTCACATATCAAAAGGATAAGTCCTTAACCGAAGTTGCGGAGAAACGGCTGCAGTCGATTAAGGAATTTACGGAGCTCGGTTCCGGCTTCAAAATCGCCATGCGCGACTTAGCCATCCGCGGCGCCGGGAATTTGCTTGGTGCGGAGCAGCATGGCTTCATCGCTTCCGTCGGCTTTGATCTGTATTCGCAGATGCTGGCGGAAGAAATTCAGAAGCGTAAAATTACGATGCTTGGGGAGACCCCGCCGGCTGAGGCGACTTGGAACACCACGATCGATTTGGGCATCGACGCGTATTTGCCGTCGGATTACATCTACGACAGCATTCAGAAGATCGAGATCTACAAGAAGACAGCCTCTGTGCAGACTTTTGAGGACGTGGCCGAGTTGGAGGACGAGTTGCTCGACCGGTTCGGGGAGCTGCCGGATGCCGTGCAGAATCTCCTGGCGGTTGCCCGCGTCAAGTTGTACGGCAAGCAGTATGGCATCGAGTCGATGACGCTGCGGGGCGAGGAAGTGACGATCAAGTTCTACGAAGGACAGGAACAGGCCATCGTTCCGAGCAAGCTTGCGGAAGTTGGCAATCTATTCGGAAGATGTGTACAATTTAGTCAAGGGTCCGTGATGCTTATCCGGATAAATACCAAGGGAATGGACGACAAAGAAATGATGGGCTTGCTGGAGCAGTTTCTCGGCGCCCTGAAGGATGCGTTCAAAGTGAAAGGGGAACTACAGAATGTTTCAAAGTAA
- the yabG gene encoding sporulation peptidase YabG, translated as MDLANLGDLVVRKSYGGDVTFRIEQIVRSEAIIKGTEFRLLADAPLTDLVRVDPASPGETTQRARIKATESLKRLTQDRKELAERNRMVIGRELYGQGEPAYFEVPGKVLHLDGDERYLQKSLSLYQKLRVPVQGYYVTESQMANALYRLLPVVKPDIVVITGHDGVLKSRPTSDLYNLTSYKNSKYFVEAIQMARQYERNFDTLTIVAGACQSHFEALLQAGANFASSPGRVLIHALDPVYIAAKASLTSIRDTIQITDVLNHTISGAQGVGGIETRGSYRIGLPKLKDLSTLKVVPSM; from the coding sequence ATGGATTTGGCGAATTTGGGAGACTTGGTCGTCCGCAAATCATACGGTGGAGATGTTACGTTCCGAATCGAACAGATTGTGCGGAGTGAAGCGATTATTAAAGGAACGGAATTCCGGCTGCTGGCGGATGCGCCCTTAACTGATTTGGTTAGGGTAGACCCGGCTTCCCCAGGAGAGACGACGCAGCGGGCCCGCATTAAGGCGACGGAATCGCTGAAGCGGTTAACTCAAGACCGCAAGGAATTGGCAGAACGCAATCGAATGGTAATTGGACGGGAACTGTATGGGCAAGGCGAGCCGGCCTATTTTGAGGTCCCGGGTAAGGTCCTGCATCTCGATGGCGACGAACGCTATTTGCAAAAGAGTTTAAGCCTGTATCAGAAGCTGCGCGTCCCGGTTCAAGGCTATTATGTCACGGAATCGCAAATGGCAAATGCGCTGTACCGTCTGCTGCCTGTGGTCAAGCCGGATATCGTCGTGATCACGGGTCATGACGGCGTGTTAAAATCGCGCCCCACCAGCGATCTTTATAATTTGACCAGCTATAAAAATTCCAAGTATTTTGTGGAGGCCATTCAAATGGCTCGGCAATACGAACGGAATTTCGATACGTTAACGATTGTGGCCGGCGCTTGCCAGTCGCATTTTGAGGCGCTGCTGCAGGCGGGGGCTAATTTTGCTAGTTCGCCCGGCCGGGTGCTGATCCATGCGCTGGATCCGGTGTATATCGCCGCTAAAGCGTCGCTCACCTCGATTCGGGATACGATCCAGATTACTGACGTGCTGAATCATACGATCAGCGGCGCCCAGGGGGTTGGCGGGATCGAGACTCGTGGCAGTTACCGAATCGGGTTGCCCAAACTGAAGGACTTGTCGACGCTGAAAGTGGTGCCGTCCATGTGA
- the pth gene encoding aminoacyl-tRNA hydrolase — MKWIVGLGNPGAQYEKTRHNIGFMAVDELARRHGIEIKQSKCKALIGEGMLPGGKVVLIKPMTYMNLSGEAVRAYMDYYKASIEDMIVVYDDLDTELGRNRLRYQGSAGGHNGIKSIIQHIGTQTFNRIRMGISRPEPGYAVVDYVLSPFPKKDKPLLDQSIQAACDALEYSLDHTFEQTMAKFNG; from the coding sequence ATGAAGTGGATCGTAGGGCTCGGCAATCCGGGAGCCCAATATGAGAAAACCCGGCATAATATCGGCTTTATGGCCGTGGATGAGCTGGCGCGCCGGCATGGCATCGAGATCAAGCAAAGCAAGTGCAAGGCTTTGATTGGAGAGGGGATGCTGCCGGGCGGGAAAGTCGTGCTGATCAAGCCGATGACCTACATGAATTTATCTGGCGAAGCGGTGCGCGCTTATATGGACTACTATAAGGCGTCGATTGAAGACATGATCGTGGTGTACGACGACCTCGACACCGAGTTGGGGCGTAATCGGCTGAGATATCAAGGCAGTGCCGGTGGGCACAACGGCATTAAGTCGATCATTCAACATATCGGCACGCAGACGTTTAACCGAATTCGGATGGGCATTTCCCGGCCGGAGCCAGGGTATGCGGTCGTAGATTATGTTCTGTCGCCGTTTCCGAAGAAAGATAAGCCGCTGCTCGATCAGTCCATTCAAGCGGCATGCGATGCATTGGAATATAGCCTGGACCATACCTTCGAACAAACGATGGCGAAGTTTAACGGCTAA
- the veg gene encoding biofilm formation stimulator Veg, translating to MAKNALSEIKHSLDAHVGQKIMLRANGGRRKTVERTGVLEETYPSVFIVKLDQEQQTFKRVSYSYADILTESVEVMVYDDNDGMRISYIKP from the coding sequence ATGGCTAAAAATGCGCTGTCGGAAATAAAGCATAGTCTCGACGCCCACGTTGGACAGAAAATTATGCTCCGGGCAAACGGTGGTCGCCGGAAGACCGTCGAACGCACTGGAGTATTGGAGGAGACCTATCCTTCGGTCTTCATTGTGAAGCTGGATCAAGAGCAGCAAACCTTTAAGCGTGTGTCTTACAGTTATGCCGATATACTGACCGAATCCGTTGAAGTTATGGTTTATGACGACAACGACGGGATGCGGATTTCGTATATTAAACCGTGA
- the purR gene encoding pur operon repressor yields the protein MKKLKRSARLVEMTHYLLSRPHHLIPLTTFAQRYGAAKSSISEDLGIIKEVFEGEGMGELLTLAGAAGGVKYIPRVGREQANAFIQQLCEKLAQPDRILPGGYLYMSDLLGQPALMNEAGKLFATVFGDLEIDCIMTVETKGIPLAYATGAELNLPVVLVRRDHQVTEGSAVSINYVSGSHKSLHTMTLSRRALKERSRVLIVDDFMKAGGTIQGMVDLLAEFNAEVAGVGVLVESGEVASEQRLLHDYVSLATLRAVDPKEKEISVEPGNYFSKFEQ from the coding sequence GTGAAGAAATTAAAGAGAAGCGCTCGTTTGGTGGAGATGACCCATTATCTGTTGTCTAGACCACATCATTTAATCCCGCTGACTACCTTTGCGCAACGGTATGGGGCGGCTAAGTCGTCCATCAGCGAGGATTTGGGGATTATTAAAGAAGTGTTTGAAGGTGAAGGCATGGGGGAATTGCTGACGCTTGCCGGGGCGGCTGGCGGCGTGAAATACATTCCCCGGGTCGGACGGGAGCAAGCGAACGCTTTTATCCAGCAGCTCTGTGAGAAGCTGGCGCAGCCAGACCGAATTTTACCGGGCGGATATTTGTATATGTCGGATCTCTTAGGACAACCGGCGCTGATGAATGAGGCGGGCAAGTTGTTTGCCACCGTCTTCGGTGATTTGGAAATCGACTGCATTATGACCGTGGAAACGAAGGGGATCCCTCTCGCTTATGCAACGGGAGCGGAGCTGAATCTGCCGGTCGTCCTGGTGCGCCGCGACCATCAGGTAACGGAAGGATCCGCCGTTAGCATCAATTACGTATCGGGCTCCCATAAGAGCCTGCATACGATGACGTTGTCGCGCCGGGCATTGAAGGAACGCTCCCGCGTATTGATCGTCGATGACTTTATGAAGGCGGGGGGCACGATCCAAGGGATGGTTGACCTGCTGGCCGAGTTTAACGCAGAGGTTGCGGGGGTTGGCGTTCTGGTTGAATCCGGGGAAGTTGCCAGCGAGCAGCGTCTGCTGCATGATTACGTTTCCCTGGCTACGCTTCGGGCAGTGGATCCCAAGGAAAAGGAGATTTCAGTAGAACCTGGGAATTATTTTTCGAAGTTTGAACAATAA